From Salinirubellus salinus, the proteins below share one genomic window:
- a CDS encoding ester cyclase, giving the protein MATKMPATEELIEYEERFIDEVWNGRNLDLIDEMVAEDYVGHWFAAGEGGEDVDREGLREFIAEVHEGFSDYHMEPEFMIGQDDMIAVGFTSGGTHDGEFMGIPATGKSGETPGIFVHRIEDGEAVEAWATWDSLGLLQQVGVVPEQFTLTAFLETAANLAKQDVLKLARRDRD; this is encoded by the coding sequence ATGGCGACAAAGATGCCTGCCACGGAGGAACTGATCGAGTACGAAGAGCGGTTCATCGACGAGGTCTGGAACGGCCGGAACCTGGACCTCATCGACGAGATGGTGGCCGAGGACTACGTCGGCCACTGGTTCGCGGCCGGCGAGGGCGGCGAGGACGTCGACCGCGAGGGCCTCCGCGAGTTCATCGCCGAGGTCCACGAGGGGTTCTCCGACTACCACATGGAACCGGAGTTCATGATCGGTCAGGACGACATGATCGCCGTCGGCTTCACCTCGGGCGGCACCCACGACGGGGAGTTCATGGGTATCCCCGCGACCGGCAAGTCCGGCGAGACGCCCGGTATCTTCGTCCACCGCATCGAGGACGGCGAGGCCGTCGAGGCGTGGGCGACGTGGGACTCGCTCGGCCTGCTCCAGCAGGTCGGCGTCGTCCCCGAACAGTTCACGCTGACCGCGTTCCTCGAGACGGCCGCGAACCTGGCGAAACAGGACGTCCTGAAGCTCGCCCGACGGGACCGGGACTGA
- a CDS encoding sugar kinase: protein MLVTFGETALRLSPPGAERLETTRRLQVQAAGPESNAAIAARRLGTPATWMSRLPDTPLGRRVASELRGYDLDVEVSWGDGRQGLSFFEHGPTPRGDRRVDDRLDSAATTLTMDDIPVNRVKDADAAYLTGATPALSTDLAGASARFLKTAADNGALTAFSVSHRPWLWSGEEAGELLTQFFSAVDLFVATEAELAAVLDRGGQPAELAHGVASAHDFEYVAIPRERTCVLWHDATVHEYPNPDVDVTDPSGRDDAFAGALVAALLDDEDPQDALRRAIAARALATTVPGAVPTVDPESVAELAEQVDKPRG from the coding sequence ATGCTGGTGACGTTCGGGGAGACGGCACTCCGCCTCTCGCCGCCGGGGGCCGAGCGACTGGAGACGACCCGTCGGCTGCAGGTACAGGCCGCCGGGCCGGAGAGCAACGCCGCCATCGCGGCGCGACGGCTGGGGACGCCCGCGACGTGGATGTCACGGCTGCCGGACACGCCGCTGGGCCGGCGCGTGGCGAGCGAACTCCGGGGGTACGACCTCGACGTGGAGGTGTCGTGGGGCGACGGTCGACAGGGGTTGAGCTTCTTCGAGCACGGGCCGACCCCGCGGGGCGACCGCCGGGTCGACGACCGGCTGGACTCGGCGGCCACGACGCTGACGATGGACGACATCCCGGTCAACCGGGTGAAGGACGCCGACGCGGCCTACCTGACGGGCGCGACGCCGGCGCTCTCAACGGACCTCGCCGGCGCGAGCGCCCGGTTCCTGAAGACCGCGGCGGACAACGGGGCGCTGACGGCATTCTCGGTCTCGCACCGGCCGTGGCTCTGGAGCGGCGAGGAGGCGGGCGAGTTGCTCACCCAGTTCTTCAGCGCCGTCGACCTGTTCGTCGCCACGGAGGCCGAACTCGCCGCCGTCCTCGACCGGGGGGGGCAGCCGGCCGAACTCGCCCACGGCGTCGCGAGCGCCCACGACTTCGAGTACGTCGCCATCCCCCGCGAGCGGACGTGCGTGCTCTGGCACGACGCCACCGTCCACGAGTACCCGAACCCGGACGTGGACGTGACGGACCCGAGCGGCCGGGACGACGCCTTCGCCGGTGCGCTCGTCGCCGCGCTGCTGGACGACGAGGACCCACAGGACGCGCTCAGGCGGGCCATCGCCGCCCGGGCGCTGGCGACCACCGTCCCCGGTGCCGTCCCGACCGTCGACCCCGAGTCGGTCGCCGAGCTGGCCGAACAAGTGGATAAACCGCGGGGCTGA